taaaatacgAGAATTACTCACCGCACCTAAAACCAAGACAACCAAAGTTATCCTCCCTCtaatattataagtaaaagtctGTTTTTTAGTTGATTGAAAAGTGATGTATTTGATCGATATTTTAAACTAAATACTCTCTacggtcctatatataaaaaaatatttattttttagattcattgtaaagttaatgtatttagactataataTTTATctatacatcaactttacaatgaatctaaaaagtaaacatttttttatttttaagatcgGAGGGTGTATATCACTTTTTAACTTTTTAGTCTAACTTTTTAATTAAcctaatatttgtatttttacTTGTAATAGTGATCAGAGAGAGTATAAATAAACGATCTATCGGATAAGCAACCCCGTTTCTAAGGTTTTAGTGGCCTATGAACGACCTTAAAATTTGGGATTAACTattaaatagtataaaaaattgaattggagacaatttgacaaaaaaacttGATTGTTGGTGCGAGAGGGCATAATATGAAAAATACTCTcgtacttttttatatttttattcatgaCTCTGTTGCTCTATTTATGGAGCTAAAttgtaataaatatatatttctaaatcatatatatatttataaaagaagataaaaaatttTAGATACTTTAAGTAAATGAACATGAATTCgagctttattttttttttttttagaaatagttgttatatataaaagaaattcaaaaataaaataatttagtttttttctttcaccaccagtttaatttgATTCGGAGGTTAGTTCTGCATTAAGTGATTCCAATCCCCTTCCGATTGCAGTTTCGGGGATCGAACCATGATCTTTCGtatcaagttcaacgtcaatcaccaccaaaccaactaactatttatataaaaataactcaCTTTATAAAAATTAGACTTACACAAAAAATGACAAAGAAGCATTAATATACATTAATATGTCCACACATAGAGATATAGAGATaacaaaaatattatcaaaagaaaaaaatgaaaaggagagatataacaaaaataaataaataataaataaataaataaataacaaaataagaTACACACATGTTgggtgagagagagagaggaaaaaCAAAGGAGGCAACAGCAGCACCCAGCTGCAATTTGACGAGTGAGTGATAGAAACACAAAACCGAAGAAGAAATCAACAACACACTatcattttcattcattcattcatcaaattaaaattatataattttgattcgaataatattaataataataaaaggttagttagttagttagttatggCGATGCGTGATCTTATCACGGGTGCTACTTCTTGCCCTgacccttcttcttcttcttcctctcaaaACCCTCTCGGTTCTCTCGCTAACGCTCTCATCGGTTCTTCCTCCAAAACTCAGGTATTCATTCATAATAACctatctctctttctctcttctatCAATTTTCATGTACTCAATTTTCAACTTCAATtgttcaattcaattcaattcaattgttGTTTTACAGGAGAGGTTGAAGGAAATTCCTACATCGACTTCTACTCCGTCTGCATCATCGCAATTCTACTCTCAACCTCTTACTAATATTCCTGGTTCCGAATTCGATACACCTTTTCTCGATGCTAATTCTCAggtttccatttttatttgcTAATTTCTATTGTACTACTatctaaattcaattttttaattaggtttgtttgtttatttcaaattttgaaacgGTCTAGGGTTTGGAATTATGCTTATATTTTATGCTACCAAGCACACAAACACTCTTCAAATTAGGCGTGTCTGGTGTCGGACACGTGTGggtgtcagacaccgacacttatgattacactgaaTTACGTCATTTTTTTcgaattattatcggtgtctaCGTGTCCGGTGTCAGTgctttatatattatatgtttatgTGTGTATCGGGTAACTTGTATCTAAATTGAATgaatttggttttattttttggataaaCCTTTTCTGGACACTAATTCTCAGGTTTGGATTACATTTATGTTTTGTGTGTGTATTTGTTATACTCCTTGTAGTACTATCTAAATTGAATGAATGGATAAATTGGTTtagtctgttttttttttttgaaattttttgatttttgaaaCCGAGTTTGGAATTGggaattatgtttatgtgtgtgTAATGTAATGTGTATCGGTTAAAGTTGTATCTAAATTGAATGAGAAATGATGTTTTGACatcaaaattgtgtttttgtgttttttgaaATGCGTGTAAGTTGTAGAAGATAAAATGAAAGAGAGATAGAGATACATATATTGTATGtattttgatgttcaaataacacaaaTGAAATTGAGTGAATGAATAAAtggatttggtttgtttatttattgaattttaaTATGAATTCTGGAATGGTGTAGGGTTCGGAGTTCTTGAATAGGTTTAGGTCTGCTGGTGCGGGTGGGTTTGAGGATACGTGGGATGAGATACAACGTGACGGGAATCAACTCCGGCTCTATGATGGCAGGGGACAGCTTCCACCACAGATTCATCAAACCACACTGGATGGTAATTTCAAAGTTCATTTCCTCTTTGGATTTTGTGTTTTCAGGCTGTGTTTGCGTAAACAAGTTCATTAAACGCTTTTAATAGTAAAAGTGCTTTcgcataagttgtttttgtcATTGAAGTGGGAATGAGGGGAAATTCTGCATAAACTTTGTATACGCTATTTCTGTAAGCTATTACGAGGAGCTTATAAGcgcatatattataaaaaaatgcctATGTTGTAAGATAAGCTCTTATAAAAGCTCACTAAAACTGAAACACCTATAAGGTTAACATAAAAGAAGAGACATCAAATTGATGTTGTTTTCTTTGCAGGAACACCACAAAGAGTTCTATCTACCTTCTTGCACTCATTTCTTGATAGCAGTCGTGGTGGAATACCTTTTCATCCTGCTCCTCTTCCAGTATTGGGTTTATCTGAAGGTGATAAACAGTGTATACGTGACCGAAGCAGCATAATGGCCAGACATCTCTTTGCAGATAAAAGCGAAGAATTTATCCATGCCCAAGTAAGGAAATTCATGCGTACCTTCATCTAGTTTCCGCttactttttacttttttatttttcttgcttattcaattaattaccCACGTACAGACATTATGCTCTGAAAACTGAACTTGTCATTTAGGAATAAAGTGAGTCTTGATCGTGTATCTCTAGACTTATCATATGTATTACTTTTCAGGTCAATGCACTTTTGTCCTCTCTAGATATTGACAGTAATGTCCGTGGCAAGGGACCTATGCCTGAAAGGTTTAGGGAGCTTGATGATTATTGGAATGAGTCTCAAGGCAACCAGATACACGGTGCTCATGCTGCAGACGGATGGATTTCCGAATTCAGTCAAAATAGGGAAAGATATGATAATCCTGATGCATGGGCTAACTCATTTGAGCAACAGCATGGTGTTAATGGTTGGGTCTCTGAATTTGAACATGTGAGAAGTCTTAACTGTTCTATTTTTAGctataattttgattttctcTTTGTCACACACATATCTGTACATAAGCACGGTATAAAATCTATTAATAATGAGCAATTCATCTCTGTTGAGGAAACTTATTATGCTGAACTGACTGCTAAAGCAAACATTGTAGAGTTGCTCTCATTTCTTGGTCAAAGCTGCACAAACTctaaatttgaaataattttagtCATGGAATACCTATTTTTGGTCAGTCCATTAAATCTTCCAAGTTTAGTCTCCATTGATTAACAAGTTTGAATTTTAGGGTTTCCTAGCCTAAAATTTTGCTTCCACCACCAGCATTACCCTTTCTTCAGCACTAGCTTCCTTCCAAAATAACTCTTCATACTATTCTTCATAGGTCTTGATGTTGGTGTCCATCTCCTGTGCCCAGCACACACATCATAAGAAAGTTTTGTGATGCACACCTTCAGAATATCTCTGGCAGAGTCGCAGTTTGAtttcttttgtgttttgtgATTATTATAATTTCAATCAGACTGTTGAGAATGGGTGGGATCCAAGTAAAcaagtcatgaaattaaatGCAGCCAATAACAGAAAAAGCATATTTTTTGCTGTTTTTGCGCGTGACCATTTGTGTCCACATAATATGTCTTTGATACAATGCCTTCTTTTTTCATCGGTCTTGATGCTTGTACCCATAGGCTAGGATTATACTGGTATTTGTAAATATTCTATGAATGATTTATCAATTTTAATCAACTttctattattttgttgatattatttttacttgGTTACATCTTTCAGTCTCAATTGTCATCAGTAGATCAAATGCGAGGTATGAACATGTCAAACATTGCTGCAATGGAGCAGACCCGTATGCTTGCAAATACATTGGCCCAGAATGCTGACCCTAAATTTCAGGTTTATTCGCTGCTCTTGACTGTTAAATTTCCACTTCACAAgcatgtaaatattgtaatccagtacattattattattattattattatgagattAAAGAAGATAgaagtttaataattttttttaacctttttgttagattaattttctcttttcatGTATTGTGGATAGATATTGAATTtgtcaatattttttaagtgtaaAAGCTAAAGGTGTTTTGCCAGGAGATTTCTTTGCCCTTTCTCAAAGGGACTGAATAAGTGGATGGTTCTATTGAGTTGATATCTTGAATCATTCTTTTTCTTATAAGTGGATGGTTCTATTGAGTTGATATCTTGAAtcattctttttcttattttttcgtGTGATTTTGGCTGGTTTAGGAGTATGTGTTGTTTTATTCCTTATAAAACGAGTTATTACAAAAATTTTGGTGATGAAAGGGGAGATTATAAGATTAAGGGAATAGCTCTATGCTGGtttattgtttatgttgttGTTTTCTAGTGTATTTTGTTGATGCAAAATTATGATGAAGGGAACAGCGAGCCTTGTGTTGATGAGCTTGTCTTTATTGTGTCCTTAACATGCAAAATATCTTATCCTCTTGTAGCTTTTCCTTTCCTCTTTTATGAAACctgaaatataaaatttcaataacATGTTCTTTTGGCATGCAGAACTCAAAGTTCCTTCAATTTGTATCAAAGATGAGCCGCGGTGAGTTAATTATCGATGACAATCAAGTTAAAGAGACTGCATTACCTGCACCCGGAGATTGGGCATCAGAATATCAGCAGCAGTATAATCGTGGTGATGCATGGGCTGGTGAATTCTTAAATAATAAGGCATGTCCAATAAACTGGAAACATTATTCATTTCCAAGCtttttattgattattaatTAGCTTATACTCAGTTAGAAAAACTAAGATTTATCAGAATGTAGTTTTTGTTTACTGACTATACGAGACAAAAATAAGGAAGAGGCACGTTGTAGAAATGCTTTTACTCCACCTTATCTTCAGAAATATTATCCAGGTTTTGTATTGAGAGTTCTTGAGGAGTCCTATCTATATGGGAAACAGGTGTTTTTATGGGTTCTACATCGTTGTGAACAAACTATTGTGTAATCTTTTGAATACACTCAATAAAATACTGGATGTTTCTCTATCTAAATTTCATGAACTTTATTAAAGTTTTGAGAGTTAAGCCTTCGTGCAACAGTAGGATTTACTAATTGACGATTCCTTTTTCTCTAATTTTGGACACTGATTTGTGGATTGAAGGCTTTTTCTGGAGTTGGACCTGAAATGTGGGCGAATGAATTTGCAAATGAAAGACAACAAAATGGAGCAGTTGATGACCAGTGGGTTGATGAATTCTCAAAGTTGCATGTTAATGACTGGGCAGATGAATTTGGTCAGCAGGTTGGTGAAGGAGCCTTTGGGGAAGGCTCTTCAGATAACTGGGCTCAGGCATATGATGAGTAAGTCAAACTTTTCGACGATTGAATTACGATGTTTTTTTCTCCTTGCATAATGATATATTGGCTGgattataaatgaaaaacaccttttcttttaagtatttattgAATGACTCTGGACTAAGCCATTTTGCATACTCATGCTCCCTTTGTGAGGACTTCCATGAATAGAATTGGAAGCTGCGAAGAGATTGGAGAACTGTTTTTGGCTGATCTATTTagaattttatgttaattaatgttttagtCTGAATTTCTACACTTCccttttaatataaatatttattaccCATTTTTTATTCCCTTTTTCCTAGTTATTTTTAGTTCAAAGATACCTGTTTCAACCCCTTTTCCAAAGGCAAAACTACTCGTAGAATATCTCAACATTCATTGATTATCAAATGTAAATCACTATTATATACATTCATTGATGGGATGTATATTAcatttgtaattaattaaccTATAACCTATATCACCTAATGAATTatgataatataaataattcataaaaaattataagatattGTTATGTATTCTAACATTATACTTGGGTTGTGTTTGTGCCCACTTATGTTCCCCTTAAACTTGAAGTTGTTACATTCTAGCACAGAGGTTATTACCGTGAATTAATCAGAATCTCTTTTGGGGTTATGTGAAGGTTCCTGAATGAGCAAGTTGCTGCTAAGCAGCGGTCAGATAGCTCAACGGGCGTGTATGTGTTTTCAGATTTAAATCCTTATGTTGGTCATCCAAATCCACTAAAAGAAGGCCAAGATCTCTTCCGGAAAGGGCTTTTAAGTGAAGCAGTTCTAGCACTAGAAGCTGAAGTCTTGAAAAACCCTGAAAATGCCGAAGGATGGAGACTACTTGGAATAGCCCACGCAGAAAATGACGATGATCAACAGGTTTGGTTATTTTACTACAATTAATCTATCACCTTGTGGTTTAGATGTTTTCTTTTAGTAACACATAGCTTCGGTAAAAATGTACACAGGCGATTGCAGCGATGATGCGTGCACAGGAGGCTGATCCAACAAACTTGGAGGTGCTTCTTGCTCTTGGTGTCAGTCATACTAATGGTTGGTGACTGACCGGCTGCTTCTGATTAATTTTCTCGATAAATGATTTGTACAATAGGAAATTAATATTAGTTCAAAGGCTGCATTGTCATACCATGCTGTGATGcttgaattgattttgttttcaaatctactcttttttttttttagttttacttCAATAGAAATTGGAGTTGAAGAGCTCTTTTAAGAAGCTAATATACTTTTATTTGCTTGACTTCATATTGTTCCTGCTTTGGATTCTTATCGTCCATTTTGTACTTGTCTTCTATTTTAGTGAATTTGTTTGTTATTGCAAGATTGATAAAAATAACTGTAGGCTTTGACATTGTATtcctaaataaaaattattgaacaTATGTGTTGGTTTTTGCAGAACTGGAGCAAAATGCTGCTTTAAAGTATCTATTTGGATGGTTACGGAATCACCCAAAATATGGAACAATTGCCCCACCTGAGATGTCTGATTCGTTGTACTATGCTGATGTAAGTAGAATTGAATGCTTCATGAATATCATGTTTGCTAAAATCACATTATGATTTAGATATGTCCATATAGCCGACCCCATCTAGTGAGATACgactttgttgttgttgtatgtTGAAGTTATGGGTTTTAGATAAAAGAAGACAAATAATAAAGACTTTGAATATGATAATAGTGtaatattattgttaataacttgattaataaaaaaactagTACCAAGCTCCAACCAAAGAAACCACTGTTAACTTCCATGAACAATAGTTCTTACAGCAGCTGAAGTTTTAACTAGAACGCTCACAACTTCAAGCCAAACTAAAACGATGAAGTAGCAACTGGTGCAAGGAATCAACAGTGCGCATCTGAAAGCACCATAAGTGGGGGGGTCAACCGTTGTGTAGCCTGTAGGTATTATTAGGGGGTTACCGTGCAAAGCAGTTGAGGGGTTAAAAAGAGAAGAGTAGGGGAAAAAGGCAGGGATGGGGAATTTTTAAACATTGAAGAATAATCTTTCTGATTACACTGTGCCATACACAAGTTCATGGTTAAAATGGTGTATTAACATATTCTCCCagccaatttttttaaagtttccATCAAGCTGGGCTGCATTTTTTTCCTTTGTCATTCATACTTATTTCATGTGCCTCAATCCTCACCCGAGTGGTGCCTTTGTAAATGTATCTTTTCAGTTGTTGCCTTTATTGAAAATATCAAATAGAAATAAGTgccttcatttttttatttatgaaaattgaCAATCCGTTATGTTTAAGCACTGGATTAAATGAAATATGGGTGGCAGTTTTATTAGCACACCCTAATCTTGTTGGTGAGTTGTTGGAAGAGGCAGACACACCACTCAACAAGTATCGAAGCCCATAAGAAAATTGAACAATGACATTAAGCTTCCATTCAGCACTATACCTTCCTATCTCGTGTTGCTTCTCACTTCTTTTTGAAGCCAAGTTTTATCTGGCAAACATTCTGAAACACTCATCTAACAATATTTATACTAATGTATAATTAGTATTGAAAGATTGATATTCCTTTTTGCAGGTTAATAGATTATTCAACGAAGCAGCTGTAATCTCACCTGATGATGCAGATGTCCACATAGTTCTTGGGGTTCTGTACAACTTATCCAGAGAATATGACAAAGCTATTGCAGCTTTTGAAC
This portion of the Trifolium pratense cultivar HEN17-A07 linkage group LG3, ARS_RC_1.1, whole genome shotgun sequence genome encodes:
- the LOC123918173 gene encoding peroxisome biogenesis protein 5 translates to MAMRDLITGATSCPDPSSSSSSQNPLGSLANALIGSSSKTQERLKEIPTSTSTPSASSQFYSQPLTNIPGSEFDTPFLDANSQGSEFLNRFRSAGAGGFEDTWDEIQRDGNQLRLYDGRGQLPPQIHQTTLDGTPQRVLSTFLHSFLDSSRGGIPFHPAPLPVLGLSEGDKQCIRDRSSIMARHLFADKSEEFIHAQVNALLSSLDIDSNVRGKGPMPERFRELDDYWNESQGNQIHGAHAADGWISEFSQNRERYDNPDAWANSFEQQHGVNGWVSEFEHSQLSSVDQMRGMNMSNIAAMEQTRMLANTLAQNADPKFQNSKFLQFVSKMSRGELIIDDNQVKETALPAPGDWASEYQQQYNRGDAWAGEFLNNKAFSGVGPEMWANEFANERQQNGAVDDQWVDEFSKLHVNDWADEFGQQVGEGAFGEGSSDNWAQAYDEFLNEQVAAKQRSDSSTGVYVFSDLNPYVGHPNPLKEGQDLFRKGLLSEAVLALEAEVLKNPENAEGWRLLGIAHAENDDDQQAIAAMMRAQEADPTNLEVLLALGVSHTNELEQNAALKYLFGWLRNHPKYGTIAPPEMSDSLYYADVNRLFNEAAVISPDDADVHIVLGVLYNLSREYDKAIAAFERALKLKPHDYSLWNKLGATQANSVQSADAISAYQQALDLKPNYVRAWANMGISYANQGMYDESIRYYVRALAMNPKADNAWQYLRISLSCASRNDMLEACDSRNLDLLQKEFPLQ